The Gammaproteobacteria bacterium genome window below encodes:
- a CDS encoding AAA domain-containing protein: MQAKSYKPEEYFVEEEPYYEPVGDEIAVFEAAYANQLPVLLKGPTGCGKTRFMEYMGWKTKRPLITVSCHDDLTASDLVGRYLVTGGETIWVDGPLARSVRAGSICYLDEVVEARKDTTVVIHPLCDDRRVLPMEKLGELLEAPKEFCMAISYNPGYQSVLKDLKQSTRQRFVALEFDYPGSTTEQKIVEKETGVDANTAKLLVKFAQMTRNLKGSGLDEGASTRLLVHAGKLIVTGVNPVTACSSCISQALTDDAEMLTAVNELSSSVF, translated from the coding sequence ATGCAAGCCAAGTCATACAAACCGGAAGAATATTTCGTAGAAGAAGAGCCTTATTACGAACCTGTAGGGGATGAAATTGCGGTGTTTGAAGCAGCGTATGCAAATCAACTACCCGTACTGCTAAAAGGGCCCACAGGCTGTGGCAAAACTCGTTTCATGGAATACATGGGCTGGAAAACCAAGCGCCCTCTTATTACCGTCTCTTGCCATGATGACCTTACCGCATCCGATCTGGTTGGCCGTTATCTAGTTACTGGTGGTGAAACGATATGGGTCGATGGCCCACTTGCACGTTCGGTACGAGCAGGAAGCATTTGTTATCTCGATGAAGTTGTCGAAGCGCGCAAAGACACTACTGTAGTTATCCATCCTCTATGTGATGATAGACGGGTATTACCGATGGAAAAACTTGGCGAATTGTTAGAAGCACCAAAAGAATTTTGTATGGCGATCTCCTACAACCCTGGCTATCAAAGTGTATTGAAAGATTTGAAACAAAGTACACGACAACGCTTTGTGGCATTGGAATTTGACTACCCCGGTTCCACCACCGAGCAAAAGATTGTAGAAAAGGAAACCGGAGTCGATGCAAATACTGCCAAACTTTTAGTAAAGTTTGCACAGATGACTCGTAACTTGAAAGGCAGTGGTTTAGATGAAGGTGCTAGCACACGCTTATTAGTACATGCAGGAAAATTAATTGTAACGGGTGTTAATCCTGTAACTGCATGCTCGAGCTGCATTTCCCAAGCACTTACTGATGATGCAGAGATGCTTACTGCAGTGAATGAATTAAGCTCTTCAGTCTTTTAA
- the aprB gene encoding adenylyl-sulfate reductase subunit beta: MPTFVYMTRCDGCGHCVDICPSDIMHIDTTTRRAYNIEPNMCWECYSCVKACPHNAIDVRGYADFAPLGHSVRVIRDEEKGVIAWRIKSRNGKKDMNLLAPITTKPWGTAIPELANESAPSQEMCDSQLLFNEPKYVRMDDGGLNTLESNGLEIKAGVYY, translated from the coding sequence ATGCCTACATTTGTATATATGACGCGCTGCGATGGTTGTGGACACTGCGTTGATATCTGTCCTTCAGATATCATGCATATCGATACCACTACTCGACGTGCTTATAACATTGAGCCAAACATGTGCTGGGAATGTTATTCCTGTGTTAAGGCTTGTCCTCACAACGCGATTGATGTTCGTGGTTATGCCGACTTTGCTCCACTGGGCCACTCGGTACGAGTAATCCGTGATGAGGAAAAAGGTGTTATTGCCTGGCGCATTAAATCTCGCAACGGTAAAAAAGATATGAACCTGTTAGCGCCTATCACCACAAAGCCTTGGGGAACAGCCATCCCAGAATTGGCGAATGAGTCAGCTCCAAGTCAGGAAATGTGTGACAGTCAATTACTTTTCAATGAGCCAAAATATGTTCGCATGGACGACGGTGGTCTGAACACGCTTGAGTCTAACGGTTTAGAGATAAAAGCAGGGGTTTACTACTAA
- a CDS encoding alpha/beta fold hydrolase yields the protein MKQRVTFFSLLIYLALFSVPTAVYADTILLLHGYLGSSQEWQRSGIVGQLDSMGWKNAGVLNIEDDRVQSSKPSKQVPTNLRRLYSLELPSEQSIDKQAKRLDQYVKFVQHRHTDEQIILIGHSAGGIVARLYMVQNSQLNLSALITIASPHLGTKNAALAQTVSENVLVWVDSLPGVEKIYRSQGLFFDLSPNRTDNLIGWLNYQEHPQARYYSIVREDSKDHLQDFVVPSHSQDMNEVFALRGRSKTYQIKSLHGLSTKDGELLKTILIDLYTI from the coding sequence ATGAAACAGCGCGTAACTTTTTTTAGTTTGTTGATATATTTAGCACTATTTTCTGTTCCAACAGCTGTCTACGCAGATACAATTTTATTGTTGCATGGATATTTGGGTTCTAGTCAGGAATGGCAGCGCTCTGGAATTGTCGGTCAGTTAGATTCCATGGGCTGGAAAAACGCTGGCGTATTAAATATAGAAGACGATAGGGTTCAGTCAAGTAAGCCAAGTAAGCAAGTACCCACCAACTTGCGTCGTTTATACAGTCTAGAGCTGCCTAGCGAGCAATCCATTGATAAACAGGCAAAGCGACTTGATCAATATGTAAAGTTTGTTCAACACAGACACACTGACGAACAAATTATTCTCATCGGTCATTCTGCAGGTGGAATCGTTGCCCGTTTATACATGGTGCAAAATTCACAACTTAATCTTAGTGCTTTAATTACCATTGCAAGTCCACATTTAGGCACAAAAAATGCTGCACTGGCACAAACTGTTTCAGAGAATGTATTAGTTTGGGTGGACAGTCTGCCTGGAGTCGAAAAAATTTACCGATCGCAAGGGTTGTTTTTTGATTTAAGTCCGAATCGTACTGATAATTTGATTGGATGGTTAAACTATCAAGAACACCCGCAAGCGCGTTACTATTCTATAGTACGCGAAGACTCTAAAGATCATCTGCAAGATTTTGTTGTACCTAGTCACAGTCAAGATATGAATGAAGTTTTTGCTTTGCGGGGTAGAAGTAAAACCTATCAGATTAAAAGTTTACATGGTTTGAGCACTAAGGACGGAGAGCTGTTGAAAACCATATTAATCGATCTATACACAATCTAA
- a CDS encoding Rrf2 family transcriptional regulator translates to MRLTQFTDYSLRVLIYLALRPKERTTIDQLTNAYDVSRHHIRSVVHHLAKLGYIDSTQGKGGGVTLAFEPAQISIREIVENTENDFYIVECFNPDGNFCPIEPSCVLKQALSEASKSFLKTLEGYTIEDLIRNKKTQLSGLLEIT, encoded by the coding sequence ATGCGCCTTACACAATTCACTGATTACTCTTTGCGTGTATTAATTTACCTTGCATTGCGACCAAAAGAGCGCACCACTATCGACCAGCTCACTAATGCCTATGATGTTTCAAGACACCATATTCGTTCTGTCGTTCATCATCTGGCCAAGCTGGGTTATATAGATTCCACCCAAGGCAAAGGAGGCGGAGTAACACTGGCGTTTGAACCCGCGCAAATTTCAATTCGAGAAATTGTAGAAAATACCGAAAATGATTTTTATATCGTGGAGTGTTTCAATCCTGATGGAAATTTTTGTCCGATAGAACCATCATGTGTTTTGAAACAAGCTTTATCCGAAGCTTCAAAAAGTTTTTTGAAAACGTTAGAGGGGTATACGATAGAAGATTTGATTAGGAATAAGAAAACACAACTGAGTGGGTTGTTAGAAATTACTTGA
- a CDS encoding CAP domain-containing protein, giving the protein MLRAFMHFKHFSPILFIVVSASCVSSGSPETEKISKTFTVNKNDSFQSTNFHIQFLNQVNLARSEGRHCGQRFFPAAPQLSLNNVLNHAAYNHSNDMFEHQFLDHASSNGDTLVERMSSVDYSWRAVGENIAHNQNSIGQVIEDWLSSPGHCSNIMSADYTQTGVAQVNRYWTQVYATPK; this is encoded by the coding sequence ATGTTAAGAGCATTTATGCATTTCAAGCACTTTTCACCTATTTTATTTATAGTAGTTAGTGCGAGTTGCGTATCCTCGGGTTCGCCTGAAACAGAAAAAATTAGCAAAACTTTTACCGTTAATAAAAACGATTCATTTCAATCTACAAATTTTCATATTCAGTTTCTTAATCAAGTGAATCTTGCTCGTTCAGAGGGCAGGCATTGTGGGCAACGTTTTTTCCCTGCTGCCCCACAGTTAAGTCTAAATAATGTTTTAAATCATGCGGCTTATAATCATTCAAATGATATGTTTGAGCATCAATTTCTAGACCACGCTAGTTCGAATGGCGATACCTTGGTGGAGCGTATGAGTAGTGTGGACTATTCCTGGCGTGCAGTGGGTGAAAACATTGCGCATAATCAAAACAGTATCGGGCAAGTTATCGAAGATTGGTTGAGTAGTCCTGGACATTGTAGCAATATAATGTCTGCAGATTACACACAAACCGGTGTTGCTCAAGTAAATCGATACTGGACACAAGTCTACGCAACACCTAAATAA
- a CDS encoding DUF1330 domain-containing protein, translated as MSEKLAAYLVCSSFMPEGHGSIIPYGEAAHPILDKYQGELLVAGESDQFMDFLEGDWKENAKFTLFKFPSMEHLKGFWYSEEYQAIKHLRIENTAPNFTFAVNAVDMSKWEPV; from the coding sequence ATGTCTGAAAAGTTAGCAGCCTATTTAGTATGTAGTTCATTTATGCCAGAAGGACATGGATCGATCATTCCTTATGGTGAAGCTGCGCATCCAATTCTAGATAAATATCAAGGTGAGTTACTTGTTGCAGGCGAAAGCGATCAGTTTATGGATTTTCTTGAAGGTGATTGGAAAGAAAATGCCAAATTCACACTATTTAAGTTTCCTTCAATGGAACACTTAAAAGGTTTTTGGTACTCAGAAGAATATCAAGCCATTAAACATCTTCGCATAGAAAATACTGCACCCAATTTCACATTTGCAGTTAATGCAGTGGATATGTCTAAGTGGGAACCAGTCTAA
- a CDS encoding tetratricopeptide repeat protein produces MPQNLFAETLLTPGLGVPMAWRYQNKAQHLVDLLDSDSPVRGALSQAIDRYGDTFFELSANKESLIEWANSQVTLQDAADVRELRLGGAHVFQQAIELFQGMQMMVEKEDDPVKWSAVHHNIGDVMGFIGQRSGSSHFLEQAAMSYEQALEARTFEETPFEWASTQYNLGFVMQTLGQLEDDLNILKQAGETYKQASTALKRDEYPEDWATALCSVGNVLCLLGMHRRGPRTLEQAVVVMRNAMAERTPDKSAYGWAITQNNLAAALQALGTHEEDIPSLEESIPIYDATLKALPKDEVPMMWAMVSANRASAMLALAAESDYVDMALKAASEFDKVAELFASADLNRYQQLAEERRDQSKQLVKLLQV; encoded by the coding sequence TTGCCGCAAAACTTGTTTGCCGAAACGCTGTTAACCCCAGGCCTGGGCGTGCCGATGGCTTGGCGGTATCAAAATAAAGCACAGCATCTGGTTGACCTACTTGATAGCGATTCACCGGTGCGTGGCGCGCTTTCTCAAGCGATTGATCGTTATGGGGATACTTTCTTTGAGTTATCCGCTAACAAAGAATCACTGATTGAGTGGGCTAATTCCCAAGTTACTTTGCAAGACGCTGCTGATGTTCGTGAATTACGCCTTGGTGGTGCACATGTATTCCAACAAGCCATCGAGTTGTTCCAGGGAATGCAAATGATGGTCGAAAAAGAAGACGACCCTGTTAAGTGGTCTGCTGTTCACCACAACATTGGTGATGTGATGGGTTTCATCGGGCAACGTAGTGGTAGCTCACACTTTCTTGAGCAAGCCGCTATGTCGTATGAACAGGCATTGGAAGCGCGTACTTTTGAAGAGACTCCATTCGAGTGGGCAAGCACTCAATATAACCTTGGGTTTGTCATGCAAACACTCGGTCAACTTGAGGATGACCTCAATATCTTAAAGCAGGCAGGAGAAACCTATAAACAAGCTTCTACTGCCTTGAAAAGAGATGAGTACCCAGAGGATTGGGCCACTGCGTTGTGTAGTGTTGGCAATGTGCTGTGTTTGCTGGGCATGCATCGCAGAGGGCCGCGCACCTTGGAGCAGGCGGTGGTGGTGATGCGTAATGCTATGGCTGAGCGCACGCCTGATAAATCTGCTTATGGTTGGGCCATCACACAAAACAACCTGGCCGCAGCATTACAGGCATTGGGTACACATGAAGAAGACATTCCATCGCTTGAGGAATCGATTCCCATTTATGATGCAACCTTAAAGGCATTACCAAAAGATGAAGTGCCGATGATGTGGGCCATGGTATCCGCGAATCGTGCTTCTGCAATGCTCGCACTTGCAGCGGAGTCAGATTATGTCGACATGGCATTAAAGGCAGCATCTGAATTTGATAAGGTAGCTGAATTGTTTGCTAGTGCAGATTTGAATCGTTATCAGCAATTGGCTGAAGAACGAAGAGATCAATCTAAACAGTTAGTAAAATTACTTCAGGTGTAA
- a CDS encoding uracil-DNA glycosylase family protein — protein MVAITKLDKLLIEVRACRVCEPDLPLGPNPIVRAKRRARILIIGQAPGTKVHESGIPWNDPSGKRLREWMGIDDEIFYNQAKIAIIPMGLCYPGKGKSGDLPPRKECSELWHEKLLKHLPNIKLTLLIGQYAQNYYLSESKHYNSGTVTETVTNWKKFAPKYFPLPHPSPRNTLWLKKNSWFESKTIPHLRKQVSNVIRD, from the coding sequence ATGGTAGCCATTACTAAATTAGATAAGTTACTGATAGAAGTGCGTGCTTGCCGCGTATGTGAGCCTGACTTACCGCTTGGGCCAAACCCTATCGTACGTGCTAAACGTCGCGCAAGAATATTAATTATTGGTCAAGCGCCTGGTACAAAAGTGCACGAAAGTGGAATTCCCTGGAATGATCCAAGTGGTAAACGTTTGCGAGAGTGGATGGGTATTGATGATGAAATATTTTATAATCAGGCAAAGATTGCGATTATTCCGATGGGGCTATGTTATCCGGGCAAGGGTAAATCAGGTGATTTGCCACCAAGAAAAGAATGTTCAGAGTTATGGCATGAAAAATTACTAAAACATTTGCCAAATATAAAGTTAACGTTACTTATTGGACAATATGCACAAAACTATTACTTGAGTGAATCGAAGCACTACAACAGTGGTACAGTGACCGAAACAGTTACTAATTGGAAAAAATTTGCGCCTAAATATTTCCCACTACCACACCCTTCTCCAAGAAATACACTTTGGCTTAAGAAAAATAGTTGGTTTGAGAGTAAGACTATTCCGCATTTGCGCAAACAAGTGAGCAATGTAATAAGAGATTAA
- a CDS encoding Rieske 2Fe-2S domain-containing protein — translation MDKEFTFVDIASVNDLLPGNTKKFTTNSGDILLANVDGKIYAVDDMCTHEDSSLSLGCLKGELVYCTLHGSRFNIRTGEPMEEPATEALQRYEVRILNNRIEVSLESIK, via the coding sequence ATGGATAAAGAATTTACTTTCGTTGACATTGCATCTGTAAATGATTTGCTACCAGGTAATACCAAAAAATTTACGACAAATAGTGGTGACATCTTACTGGCCAATGTTGATGGCAAAATATATGCCGTTGATGATATGTGCACACATGAAGATTCCTCTTTATCGCTAGGTTGTCTCAAAGGTGAACTCGTATATTGCACCTTACATGGCAGTCGCTTCAATATTCGTACTGGTGAACCCATGGAAGAACCTGCGACTGAAGCTCTGCAACGCTATGAAGTCCGTATTCTAAATAATCGTATAGAAGTGTCTCTAGAATCCATAAAATAA
- a CDS encoding ferredoxin--NADP(+) reductase, which produces MSNWIEGKVVENKHWTDLLYSLHIEAEIDPFIAGQYGRLGLEIDDQIVGRPYSFVNAPHEPLLEFYSIKVSDGPLSPKLAKLEVGDSIYIDKRVNGFFTLNEVPEGRDMWMLATGTALGPFLSILNSKEVWERFENIVLVHAVRFKNELTYQDTSADLKYQYKDRFQFIPFVSREKVDFTLPGRIPAAIESGQLEEKANMNFTAEHSQVMVCGNPDMLIDTRNALKEKGLKKNLRRSPGQITTESYW; this is translated from the coding sequence ATGAGTAATTGGATTGAAGGAAAAGTTGTAGAAAATAAGCATTGGACAGATTTGCTTTATTCTCTGCACATTGAGGCGGAAATTGATCCCTTTATAGCGGGTCAGTACGGACGTCTTGGATTAGAAATCGATGATCAAATTGTTGGGCGCCCCTATTCATTTGTAAATGCACCGCATGAACCCTTACTCGAATTTTATTCCATCAAAGTATCTGATGGCCCTCTTTCGCCGAAACTTGCTAAATTAGAGGTCGGCGATTCTATTTACATTGATAAACGTGTAAATGGCTTTTTTACTTTAAATGAAGTGCCCGAAGGCCGTGACATGTGGATGCTTGCAACAGGTACTGCATTAGGACCTTTTTTATCGATTCTAAATTCTAAAGAAGTGTGGGAGCGGTTTGAAAATATTGTGCTCGTACATGCAGTACGTTTTAAAAATGAGTTAACGTATCAGGACACATCAGCAGATCTTAAATATCAATATAAGGATCGTTTTCAATTCATCCCATTTGTAAGTCGCGAGAAAGTCGACTTTACATTACCGGGTCGCATCCCTGCTGCTATTGAAAGTGGTCAACTGGAAGAGAAAGCAAACATGAATTTTACAGCCGAACACTCTCAAGTGATGGTGTGCGGTAACCCCGATATGTTAATAGACACTCGCAATGCGTTAAAAGAAAAAGGTCTTAAGAAAAACCTACGCCGCAGTCCAGGACAAATTACGACTGAATCATATTGGTAA
- a CDS encoding adenylyl-sulfate reductase subunit alpha: MGYKTIVEDNIDVLVAGAGMAGTGAAFEARYWGHNKKIVIAEKANIDRSGAVAQGLYAINTYMGTRFGENNPEDHVRYARIDLMGMVREDLLFDMARHVDSAVHQFEEWGLPIMRDPKTGSYLREGRWQIMIHGESYKPIVAEAAKKSADKVFNRICVTHLLMDDAKENRVAGAVGFNVRTGDYHVFKSKTVICAAGGASNIYKPRSVGEGAGRVWYAPWSSGSAYGLMISAGAKMTQMENKIVLARFKDGYGPVGAYFLHLKTYTQNGLGEEYESKWWPQLQEMVGKEYLDPELAHATHRPIPTCLRNHCIISEVNAGRGPIHMVTMEAFQDPHLEEIGWHNFLGMTVGQAVLWAATDVDPKYENPELTTSEPYVMGSHATGCGAWVSGPEDVSPEEYFWGYNRMTTIEGLFGAGDAAGGTPHAFSSGSFTEGRLAAKAACLYIDDGKAEGIQVSQQQIEKRGKEIFKPMEHYTVNRNEITAGDVNPNYINPRQGLDRLQKLMDEYGGGVTVSYMTNEKLLNIGLKKMKALEEDLEKIAAENIHELLRAWELKHRTLASEAVLQHTLFRKETRWPGYYYRGDFMKVDDANWHVLTVSRRDPETGEYTMEKAPCYHLVGDEEKKAAAA, encoded by the coding sequence ATGGGTTACAAAACTATTGTTGAAGACAACATTGATGTTCTGGTAGCGGGCGCCGGCATGGCAGGTACGGGTGCGGCTTTTGAAGCACGTTACTGGGGGCACAATAAGAAGATTGTCATTGCAGAGAAGGCTAATATCGATCGTTCCGGTGCGGTTGCACAGGGGCTCTACGCAATAAACACCTACATGGGAACCCGTTTTGGTGAAAACAATCCTGAGGATCACGTTCGTTATGCGCGTATCGACCTGATGGGGATGGTTCGTGAAGACTTGCTGTTTGATATGGCACGTCACGTAGATTCAGCGGTTCACCAATTCGAAGAATGGGGTCTGCCGATAATGCGTGATCCTAAGACCGGTTCATATTTACGTGAAGGGCGATGGCAGATTATGATTCACGGTGAGTCTTACAAACCTATCGTCGCGGAAGCCGCCAAGAAATCGGCGGACAAGGTATTCAACCGTATCTGCGTAACCCATCTGTTGATGGACGATGCAAAAGAAAATCGCGTTGCGGGTGCTGTTGGTTTCAATGTGCGTACCGGTGACTACCACGTATTCAAATCCAAAACGGTTATCTGTGCTGCCGGCGGTGCATCAAACATTTATAAGCCACGTTCAGTAGGTGAAGGTGCGGGTCGTGTTTGGTATGCGCCTTGGTCATCGGGTTCGGCGTATGGTTTGATGATTAGTGCTGGGGCCAAGATGACACAGATGGAAAACAAAATAGTATTGGCACGTTTCAAAGACGGTTACGGTCCTGTGGGGGCGTACTTCCTCCACCTTAAAACCTACACACAGAATGGTCTTGGTGAAGAGTATGAATCAAAGTGGTGGCCACAACTTCAAGAGATGGTAGGTAAGGAATACTTGGATCCGGAGCTTGCACATGCAACCCATCGACCTATTCCGACCTGTCTACGTAATCATTGTATTATTTCTGAAGTAAATGCGGGTCGTGGTCCGATACACATGGTGACCATGGAAGCGTTCCAAGATCCTCATCTTGAAGAGATCGGTTGGCACAATTTCTTGGGTATGACAGTGGGTCAGGCGGTACTTTGGGCGGCGACTGACGTAGACCCTAAGTACGAAAATCCTGAGCTAACCACTTCAGAGCCATACGTTATGGGTTCTCACGCTACCGGTTGCGGTGCATGGGTTTCAGGTCCAGAAGATGTGTCACCGGAAGAATACTTCTGGGGCTACAACCGTATGACGACAATCGAAGGTTTGTTCGGTGCAGGTGATGCTGCCGGTGGTACACCACATGCATTCTCATCCGGTTCCTTTACTGAAGGTCGCCTAGCTGCCAAGGCAGCCTGCTTGTACATCGACGATGGTAAAGCAGAAGGTATCCAAGTTTCTCAACAGCAGATTGAAAAGCGCGGGAAAGAAATTTTCAAGCCGATGGAACATTACACGGTTAACCGCAACGAGATTACTGCGGGTGATGTTAACCCTAATTACATCAACCCACGTCAGGGTCTTGATCGCTTGCAGAAGCTGATGGACGAATACGGTGGTGGTGTAACGGTTAGCTACATGACCAACGAAAAGTTACTCAACATTGGTCTTAAGAAGATGAAGGCGCTTGAGGAAGATCTTGAGAAGATTGCAGCAGAGAATATTCATGAACTACTTCGTGCATGGGAACTGAAGCATCGTACTCTTGCCTCTGAGGCCGTCTTGCAACACACGTTATTCCGTAAGGAAACCCGTTGGCCTGGATACTACTACCGTGGCGATTTCATGAAAGTGGATGATGCTAACTGGCATGTACTAACTGTTTCTCGACGTGACCCAGAAACTGGTGAGTACACTATGGAAAAAGCACCTTGTTATCACCTCGTAGGTGATGAAGAGAAAAAGGCTGCTGCTGCATAA
- a CDS encoding adenylyl-sulfate reductase: MQGYIVLMVIMVIGGTILDMLHKKSAQYFFENAEKAKKNAKRTLGSGEKVSMAVSTVTSEVLTSSEFASTTRRLSHLLTMYGFITIVVSTAVLVFNYPTDSAAGIWPVVWHIGAIMLCLGGYWFWFFIRVDVSSEGVKWYNFNGRGDIFIVSLITMATFALLWSGTLASGGLLNMIFLVLFIVCSTMLFCSVFWSKFAHMFFKPAAAYQKKLIKADGSYENLPELGELTDPDLQAKFPDIPEYMGDNPPNMGEGIKREAPSHY; the protein is encoded by the coding sequence ATTCAGGGGTACATCGTACTCATGGTTATTATGGTTATCGGCGGCACAATTCTCGACATGTTGCATAAAAAGAGTGCTCAGTACTTTTTTGAAAATGCTGAAAAAGCAAAAAAGAATGCTAAGCGAACTTTAGGCAGTGGAGAAAAGGTTTCAATGGCCGTATCTACAGTGACGAGTGAGGTTTTAACCTCGTCCGAATTTGCAAGCACAACTCGTCGCCTATCTCATCTGCTGACCATGTATGGTTTTATTACCATTGTCGTATCAACGGCTGTGTTGGTGTTCAACTACCCTACGGATAGCGCTGCTGGTATATGGCCTGTTGTTTGGCATATTGGTGCAATCATGCTGTGTTTGGGTGGTTACTGGTTCTGGTTCTTCATCCGTGTAGATGTCTCTTCTGAAGGTGTGAAGTGGTACAACTTCAATGGTCGCGGCGACATTTTCATCGTCTCTCTGATCACCATGGCTACTTTCGCATTGCTATGGTCTGGCACACTGGCCAGCGGCGGTTTACTGAATATGATTTTCCTCGTGCTGTTCATTGTATGTAGCACAATGCTGTTCTGCTCTGTTTTTTGGTCCAAGTTTGCTCACATGTTCTTCAAGCCAGCAGCGGCTTACCAAAAGAAACTCATTAAGGCAGACGGTTCATATGAGAATCTGCCTGAATTAGGAGAGCTTACGGATCCTGACTTACAAGCAAAATTCCCGGATATCCCAGAATATATGGGTGACAACCCACCCAACATGGGCGAAGGAATCAAGCGTGAAGCCCCAAGCCATTATTAA
- a CDS encoding transcriptional regulator codes for MEIEGPLKFRIVTFDNSEDREVHVDFKQEFQDLDVQGQADVFLKHISSLHSQVAALNKEDEKERQGMLMVLKLLEELWPHVKAGEVSLDETIVGKVEAPSPLDQLISGLKLN; via the coding sequence ATGGAAATCGAAGGGCCGTTAAAATTTAGAATTGTTACTTTTGATAATTCAGAAGATCGAGAGGTCCACGTTGATTTCAAGCAAGAGTTTCAAGATTTAGATGTACAAGGGCAGGCAGATGTATTTCTAAAGCATATTAGTTCGCTTCATTCTCAAGTAGCTGCACTAAATAAAGAAGATGAAAAAGAAAGGCAGGGGATGTTGATGGTGCTTAAGTTATTAGAAGAACTATGGCCGCATGTTAAAGCGGGAGAGGTTTCGCTTGATGAAACCATTGTGGGTAAAGTGGAGGCTCCCTCACCCCTTGATCAATTAATCTCAGGATTGAAATTAAACTAG
- a CDS encoding peptidylprolyl isomerase produces MKQLVKEGKFVELTYKVIDSKSEAILTRVEFPIGYIHGVTEALAPQVTAELEGKAVGDVIDVPIDCNKLYGPRDETLVFTDHIDNVPEEYREVGMSILMEKEDGTTKSFLVTRVDEKSVTIDGNNPLCEREVIFKLEILTVRDATDEEIEAGGPVDAEPDISEIVGSDQKVQPIN; encoded by the coding sequence ATTAAACAGCTTGTCAAAGAAGGAAAGTTTGTTGAGTTGACATACAAAGTCATCGATTCTAAATCTGAGGCTATTCTAACCAGAGTCGAGTTCCCTATTGGCTATATCCATGGAGTTACTGAAGCTCTCGCACCACAAGTGACTGCAGAACTGGAAGGCAAAGCGGTCGGAGACGTGATTGACGTACCTATCGACTGCAATAAGTTGTATGGGCCGAGAGATGAAACTTTAGTGTTTACTGACCATATTGATAATGTCCCTGAAGAGTATCGTGAAGTTGGGATGTCGATACTGATGGAAAAAGAAGACGGCACCACTAAAAGTTTTCTGGTGACTCGTGTCGATGAAAAGTCGGTTACCATTGATGGTAATAATCCACTCTGTGAGCGAGAGGTTATTTTCAAACTTGAAATATTAACGGTGCGCGATGCGACCGATGAAGAAATTGAAGCGGGTGGTCCTGTCGATGCTGAACCTGATATCAGTGAGATCGTAGGATCAGATCAAAAAGTACAACCAATAAATTAG